In a genomic window of Deinococcus metalli:
- the queA gene encoding tRNA preQ1(34) S-adenosylmethionine ribosyltransferase-isomerase QueA — protein MSPSPEPGRPAAGDPDAVLARLNFELPPERIAQSGAEPRDTSRLMVVGDTVSDHVFRDLPQLLRPGDLLVWNESRVIPARIMARKPLDAHGHGGGQVEVLLLREEERHVWSAYLKPAKRAGNVLFLGEHRAEVVGQQADGARLLRFEHDITPHLDDIGRLPLPPYIDAGDSDDRWRERYQTVYARAPGSVAAPTAGLHFTPELLAALDRRGVERAQVTLHVGAGTFKPISGPVREHVMHAERYSVSAQAADAITRARAEGRRVVAVGTTTVRTLESAWNGERVQPGEGDTRIFITPGTRVNVPDLLITNLHLPGSTLLLLVAAFAGEDRIRAAYDHALADGYRFYSLGDAMLLENTSR, from the coding sequence CTGAACTTCGAGCTGCCCCCGGAGCGCATCGCGCAGAGTGGCGCGGAGCCGCGCGACACCTCGCGCCTGATGGTGGTGGGGGACACCGTCTCGGACCACGTCTTCCGCGACCTGCCGCAGCTGCTGCGGCCCGGCGACCTGCTGGTGTGGAACGAGAGCCGCGTGATCCCGGCGCGGATCATGGCGCGCAAGCCGCTGGACGCCCACGGGCACGGCGGCGGTCAGGTCGAGGTGCTGCTGCTGCGCGAGGAGGAGCGCCACGTGTGGAGCGCGTACCTGAAGCCCGCGAAGCGGGCCGGGAACGTCCTCTTCCTGGGCGAGCACCGCGCGGAGGTCGTCGGGCAGCAGGCCGACGGTGCCCGGCTGCTGCGCTTCGAGCACGACATCACGCCGCACCTGGACGACATCGGCCGCCTGCCCCTGCCGCCGTACATCGACGCCGGCGACTCGGACGACCGCTGGCGTGAGCGCTACCAGACGGTGTACGCGCGTGCGCCCGGCAGCGTGGCCGCGCCGACCGCCGGGCTGCACTTCACGCCGGAACTGCTGGCGGCCCTCGACCGGCGGGGCGTGGAGCGCGCTCAGGTCACGCTGCATGTCGGGGCCGGCACCTTCAAGCCCATCAGCGGGCCGGTCCGCGAGCACGTCATGCACGCCGAGCGCTACTCGGTCAGTGCTCAGGCGGCCGACGCCATCACCCGCGCGCGGGCCGAGGGCCGGCGCGTGGTGGCCGTCGGCACGACCACCGTCCGCACGCTGGAGAGCGCGTGGAATGGCGAGCGGGTGCAGCCCGGCGAGGGCGACACCCGCATCTTCATCACGCCGGGCACGCGAGTGAACGTGCCGGACCTGCTGATCACGAACCTGCACCTGCCGGGCAGCACGCTGCTGCTGCTGGTCGCGGCCTTCGCGGGCGAGGACCGCATCCGCGCGGCCTACGACCACGCCCTGGCGGACGGCTACCGCTTCTACTCGCTGGGCGACGCGATGCTGCTGGAGAACACAAGTCGCTGA
- a CDS encoding GNAT family N-acetyltransferase, whose protein sequence is MAEPTSPPATLLPLPDDVQLRPVTPDDFPALAAFLTAAHPDHPLAAADLERHATFRLPDEPHWHVLAQRGGTLVGMAEAGVPRMDGHPGWIQVTATVNPPDTALMGALLDQAEARALAFGARTLTTGAREGWWEVPLLEARGYAVHDRMWPSVLDLTTLDDGRFRAFEERAAASGATLRTLPDLGDIHTDGAMQRRLYDLVAALLRDVPSATPVSVWPFETWQRRFLSGLKHPEGVFVAVAPDGGWVGVSELHMPMPARPGTLMIGLTGVLPAWRRRGLAYALKLAAARAGHARGYTKVFTGNHSRNAPMLAINEAMGFVREPARLTLTREVEGATG, encoded by the coding sequence ATGGCCGAGCCCACGTCCCCGCCCGCCACGCTCCTGCCCCTCCCGGACGACGTTCAGCTGCGTCCCGTCACTCCGGACGACTTTCCGGCGTTGGCGGCGTTCCTGACAGCCGCGCATCCCGATCACCCGCTGGCGGCGGCGGACCTGGAGCGCCACGCGACCTTCCGCCTGCCGGACGAGCCCCACTGGCACGTGCTCGCGCAGCGCGGCGGCACGCTGGTCGGCATGGCCGAGGCCGGGGTGCCGCGCATGGACGGCCACCCCGGCTGGATCCAGGTGACGGCCACCGTGAATCCGCCGGACACCGCGCTGATGGGCGCGCTGCTGGACCAAGCCGAGGCGCGCGCCCTGGCCTTCGGCGCGCGGACGCTCACCACCGGCGCCCGCGAGGGCTGGTGGGAGGTGCCGCTGCTGGAAGCGCGCGGCTACGCCGTCCACGACCGCATGTGGCCCAGCGTGCTCGACCTGACCACCCTGGACGACGGGCGTTTCCGGGCGTTCGAGGAGCGCGCGGCCGCGTCGGGCGCCACGCTGCGCACGCTGCCGGACCTGGGCGACATCCACACGGACGGAGCCATGCAGCGCCGCCTGTACGACCTCGTCGCGGCCCTGCTGCGCGACGTGCCGAGCGCCACCCCGGTCAGCGTGTGGCCCTTCGAGACGTGGCAGCGCCGCTTCCTGAGCGGCCTGAAACACCCCGAGGGCGTCTTCGTGGCGGTCGCGCCGGACGGCGGGTGGGTGGGCGTGAGCGAACTGCACATGCCGATGCCCGCGCGGCCCGGCACGCTGATGATCGGCCTGACCGGCGTCCTGCCCGCGTGGCGGCGCCGCGGCCTGGCGTACGCGCTGAAACTCGCGGCCGCGCGGGCCGGGCACGCGCGCGGCTACACGAAGGTCTTCACCGGCAACCACAGCCGCAACGCGCCCATGCTCGCCATCAACGAGGCGATGGGCTTCGTGCGCGAGCCCGCCCGCCTCACGCTGACGCGGGAGGTGGAGGGCGCCACCGGCTGA
- a CDS encoding M3 family metallopeptidase, with protein sequence MSPDAVLTANPLLNLGFKIPFDRILPEHAEDAVDTLLAATREKLERLAAAPGRNFEAFMEDLDTLTEQLDTVNTIVSHLDGVVTSDAWQAARKAIIPKVSEFRTMLGLHPGLWAALKAYADTPQAAALDPVRARHLKLTIDDFRRGGADLPEAGRTRLTELNTTLAEITNEFGKNVLDATAAFELYVPEGRLAGVPVRVQDATRRDAQEHGQEGHRLTLHYPVYGPILTYADDRDLRRELWEAQQRVGREPGRDNRPLIRQILSLRREKAELLGFRDFADYVLEDRMAGGGAAALKFERDLEDRTRAAFDAENAELEAYYRAQAGDSAPALAAWDVAYWAEKQRQSKYDFDEEQLRPYFPMDGVLAGLFEITRRVFGVTVTQAQAPGWHPEVRYYDIHDDAGVHIASFYTDWFPRDTKRGGAWMNSFFTGGPREHGVEPHLGLMCGNMTPPSGDTPALLSISEVETVFHEFGHLLHHALSRVPVKSLAGTNVAWDFVELPSQIMENWVMEREALDLFARHHVTGAALPAELYDRMVAARNYRAANFSMRQYSLGLTDLTLHVEYDPAGDADPVTVARGVMARFYPYALPEDYAMVASFGHLFSSPVGYGAGYYSYKWAEVLDADAFTRFAREGIFNRDTGRAFVDAVLARGNSDDPAALYREFMGRDPDPDALLRRSGILPTA encoded by the coding sequence ATGTCACCTGACGCTGTCTTGACGGCGAACCCCCTCCTGAACCTGGGGTTCAAGATTCCCTTCGACCGCATCCTGCCGGAGCACGCGGAAGACGCCGTGGACACCCTGCTCGCCGCGACCCGCGAGAAGCTCGAACGGCTCGCCGCGGCGCCCGGGCGGAACTTCGAGGCCTTCATGGAGGACCTCGACACCCTCACGGAGCAGCTCGACACCGTGAACACCATCGTGTCGCACCTCGACGGCGTGGTCACCAGCGACGCGTGGCAGGCCGCCCGCAAGGCGATCATTCCCAAGGTCAGCGAGTTCCGCACCATGCTGGGCCTGCACCCCGGCCTGTGGGCCGCCCTGAAGGCCTATGCTGACACACCCCAGGCCGCCGCGCTCGACCCGGTGCGTGCCCGCCACCTGAAACTCACCATCGACGACTTCCGCCGCGGCGGCGCCGACCTGCCCGAGGCCGGCCGGACGCGCCTGACCGAACTGAACACCACGCTCGCCGAGATCACCAACGAATTCGGCAAGAACGTGCTGGACGCCACCGCCGCCTTTGAGCTGTACGTGCCGGAAGGTCGCCTTGCGGGCGTGCCCGTGCGCGTGCAGGACGCCACCCGCCGCGACGCGCAGGAGCACGGCCAGGAGGGCCACCGCCTGACCCTGCACTACCCCGTGTACGGCCCCATCCTGACGTATGCCGACGACCGCGACCTGCGCCGCGAGCTGTGGGAAGCGCAGCAGCGGGTGGGCCGCGAACCGGGCCGCGACAACCGCCCCCTGATCCGTCAGATCCTGAGCCTGCGGCGCGAGAAGGCCGAGCTGCTGGGCTTCCGCGACTTCGCGGACTACGTGCTGGAAGACCGCATGGCGGGCGGCGGCGCGGCCGCGCTGAAGTTCGAACGTGACCTCGAGGACCGCACCCGCGCCGCCTTTGACGCCGAGAACGCCGAGCTGGAAGCGTACTACCGCGCGCAGGCCGGCGACAGCGCTCCGGCGCTCGCCGCGTGGGACGTGGCGTACTGGGCCGAGAAGCAGCGGCAGTCGAAGTACGATTTCGACGAGGAGCAGCTGCGCCCGTACTTCCCGATGGACGGCGTGCTGGCGGGGCTGTTCGAGATCACGCGGCGGGTCTTCGGCGTGACCGTCACGCAGGCCCAGGCCCCCGGCTGGCACCCCGAGGTGCGTTACTACGACATCCACGACGACGCGGGCGTGCACATCGCGTCGTTCTACACCGACTGGTTCCCGCGCGACACCAAGCGCGGCGGCGCGTGGATGAATTCGTTCTTCACCGGCGGTCCCCGCGAGCACGGCGTGGAGCCGCACCTGGGCCTGATGTGCGGCAACATGACGCCCCCCAGCGGCGACACGCCCGCCCTGCTGTCCATCAGCGAGGTCGAGACGGTGTTCCACGAGTTCGGGCACCTGCTGCACCACGCGCTCTCGCGCGTCCCCGTGAAATCCCTGGCGGGTACCAACGTCGCGTGGGACTTCGTGGAACTGCCCAGCCAGATCATGGAGAACTGGGTGATGGAGCGCGAGGCCCTCGACCTGTTCGCGCGGCACCACGTGACCGGCGCGGCGCTGCCCGCGGAACTGTATGACCGTATGGTGGCCGCCCGCAACTACCGCGCCGCAAACTTCAGCATGCGCCAGTACTCGCTGGGCCTGACGGACCTCACGCTGCACGTGGAGTACGATCCGGCCGGCGACGCCGACCCGGTCACGGTGGCGCGGGGCGTGATGGCGCGCTTCTACCCCTACGCGCTGCCCGAGGACTACGCCATGGTCGCGTCGTTCGGGCACCTGTTCAGCTCGCCGGTCGGCTACGGCGCGGGGTACTACTCGTACAAGTGGGCGGAGGTGCTGGACGCCGACGCGTTCACCCGCTTCGCGCGCGAGGGCATCTTCAACCGCGACACCGGCCGCGCCTTCGTGGACGCGGTGCTCGCGCGCGGCAACAGCGACGACCCGGCCGCGCTGTACCGCGAGTTCATGGGCCGCGACCCCGATCCGGACGCCCTGCTGCGCCGCAGCGGTATCCTGCCCACCGCCTGA
- a CDS encoding CAP domain-containing protein — protein sequence MLKVLLTLLALVPLSLGAVQAQSTAERQLLDRLNQVRAQGVTCPGSGIRPAAGALTASAQHAQAARLQAGYMVQTGRVSHTGTGGSTPRVRAASTGVNAVSVTEIIYMNGGVNPEQAMQWWLHSPVHCYWMTERRYTRAGASVVRGARGTAYVIVLSSDQR from the coding sequence ATGCTCAAGGTTCTCCTGACGCTGCTGGCCCTCGTTCCCCTGTCGCTGGGCGCTGTGCAGGCCCAGAGTACGGCGGAGCGCCAGCTCCTCGACCGCCTGAACCAGGTGCGCGCCCAGGGCGTGACGTGCCCCGGCAGCGGCATCCGGCCCGCCGCCGGCGCGCTGACGGCCAGCGCCCAGCACGCCCAGGCGGCGCGGCTCCAGGCCGGATACATGGTGCAGACCGGGCGGGTGTCGCACACCGGTACCGGCGGCAGCACCCCCCGCGTGCGCGCGGCCAGCACCGGCGTGAACGCCGTGAGCGTCACCGAGATCATCTACATGAACGGCGGCGTGAACCCCGAGCAGGCCATGCAGTGGTGGCTGCACAGCCCCGTGCACTGCTACTGGATGACCGAGCGCCGCTACACCCGCGCCGGCGCCAGCGTCGTGCGCGGCGCGCGCGGCACCGCCTACGTGATCGTGCTCAGCAGCGACCAGAGGTAG
- a CDS encoding 3-hydroxybutyrate dehydrogenase: MTTGLQEDRAALVTGGTSGIGLATARRLRDDGLRVAVLDLDRPAAREVADAEGFVFIGADLSRREDCARAVPQAVAAVGGLDVLVNNAGFQHIAPIAEFPEDTWDAMLHVMLTAPFLLTRYAWPHLRRSGHGRVVNVASIHAQVASPFKAAYISAKHGVIGLTRTAALEAGEQGFTVNAICPAYVRTPLVENQIADQARTRGISAADVEQTVMLESAAIKRLLEPQDVAALASYVVSRAAWGMTGAVLDLDLGWTAR; the protein is encoded by the coding sequence ATGACGACCGGACTTCAGGAAGACCGCGCGGCGCTGGTGACGGGCGGCACCAGCGGCATCGGCCTCGCCACCGCGCGGCGCCTGCGCGACGACGGCCTGCGGGTCGCGGTGCTCGACCTCGACCGGCCCGCCGCGCGGGAGGTGGCCGACGCCGAGGGCTTCGTGTTCATCGGCGCCGACCTGTCGCGCCGTGAGGACTGCGCGCGGGCCGTGCCGCAGGCCGTGGCCGCCGTGGGCGGGCTGGACGTGCTGGTGAACAACGCGGGCTTCCAGCACATCGCGCCCATCGCGGAATTCCCGGAGGACACCTGGGACGCCATGCTGCACGTGATGCTCACCGCGCCGTTCCTGCTCACCCGGTACGCGTGGCCGCACCTGCGGCGCAGCGGGCACGGCCGGGTGGTGAACGTGGCGAGTATCCACGCGCAGGTCGCCAGCCCCTTCAAGGCGGCGTACATCAGCGCCAAGCACGGCGTGATCGGCCTGACCCGCACGGCCGCGCTGGAGGCCGGCGAGCAGGGCTTCACCGTGAACGCGATCTGCCCCGCGTACGTCCGCACGCCGCTGGTCGAGAACCAGATTGCGGATCAGGCCCGCACGCGCGGCATCAGCGCCGCCGACGTCGAGCAGACCGTCATGCTGGAGAGTGCCGCCATCAAGCGCCTGCTCGAGCCGCAGGACGTGGCGGCGCTGGCGAGTTACGTCGTCAGCCGCGCCGCGTGGGGCATGACCGGCGCGGTGCTCGACCTCGACCTGGGCTGGACAGCCAGGTAG
- a CDS encoding BTAD domain-containing putative transcriptional regulator: MSVSWRDLTSPRRARWPAASGAVARPRLRALLGASPVLVVVAPAGYGKTTALAATGPDTDSARAWLTLDADDADPQVLAAGLALAVEGLPGGAAPGALLDAGASPRRVAARVADVLDGARARLVLDEAQHLLTPLVEGVLREVLDCGAGRVTLLSRVPLPLPDLTRLEAAGVVTRLSAADLGFTPDEVGAVLRAQGLTPGNAEVRQAHALTEGWPIAARFLAHSVAQGRVGLRALADLDGGEAQLGTLFAYLAQEVLGPLEPALRNVLTRGSVFEELTADLLEDVLEEPHAGALLEALARSGTFLTRTGPVEGGGGAYRAHPLLRAHLRSALPAGEATRVAARGAAYFERTGRPRRAMAAHLLAGNAGRAAQLLAAHGDTWLSQGRVTLVERSLHRLPPDAWTPDLHALAGDALRLSSRYDGALAAYARATPLRRALGEVQVALDTVQPDEAWAPLDVAEALLTGSGDGAALVGLRRLRAENLLNAGQPGPAVALEPALAGGARHALRTGDLNRALALAQDAARGETGGARAAQNHREGLLLASFLHAICGDAPAAVRAAGEGLAEGERLDSPFVRALALARLGHAHLSAGDDPAARAAYDRALELAQGVVPRLRVEPLMGHAFLTARAGDPLRARTLRDDALARTGGDGYMRGLVHLAAGLGSIQAGDAAGTADDLDAARDAFTACGDAFGLAAVALATFAAHGHGAPEAVQGAARYPFLLTTGAMFAPLRSRAARARLLATLAEARPHERAALASVAAALGYADVPASADTPGFGVHVHVLERVQVVREHESQPREWGRAKARDLLALLAVHRAGLPREAAQEALFPDAEPGVGERNFRVTLHALGQVLEDGAASGVFVERGEWLRLRPGPDLYVDLWAAWDILAMPAGTPGRLPALAQLGARVAPSDLRDVQREAERYAAALPDALATEAGVALEAGDPDGAAVAAERALILDPAHEPAARAAMRAHHARGHPAAARRVYAGLRGALCELDLSPLPETVALRQALGGPDGAGG; encoded by the coding sequence ATGAGCGTGTCGTGGCGTGACCTGACGTCGCCCCGGCGGGCGCGCTGGCCGGCCGCGTCCGGCGCGGTGGCGCGGCCACGGCTGCGCGCGCTGCTGGGCGCGTCGCCCGTGCTGGTCGTGGTCGCTCCCGCGGGCTACGGCAAGACCACCGCCCTGGCCGCCACCGGGCCTGACACGGACAGCGCGCGGGCGTGGCTCACCCTGGACGCCGACGACGCCGATCCGCAGGTGCTCGCGGCGGGCCTGGCGCTGGCGGTCGAGGGCCTGCCGGGCGGCGCGGCCCCCGGCGCGCTGCTGGACGCCGGGGCGAGCCCGCGGCGGGTCGCGGCGCGCGTGGCGGACGTGCTGGACGGCGCGCGGGCGCGGCTGGTCCTGGACGAGGCGCAGCACCTCCTGACGCCGCTGGTGGAGGGCGTGCTGCGCGAGGTGCTCGACTGCGGCGCGGGCCGCGTGACCCTGCTCTCGCGCGTGCCGCTGCCGCTGCCGGACCTGACGCGGCTGGAGGCGGCGGGGGTCGTCACGCGGCTGTCGGCGGCGGACCTGGGCTTCACGCCGGACGAGGTGGGCGCGGTGCTGCGCGCGCAGGGCCTCACGCCGGGGAACGCGGAGGTCAGGCAGGCGCACGCGCTGACCGAGGGCTGGCCGATCGCGGCGCGGTTCCTGGCGCATTCGGTGGCGCAGGGCCGCGTGGGGCTGCGCGCCCTGGCGGATCTGGACGGCGGCGAGGCGCAGCTGGGCACGCTGTTCGCGTACCTCGCGCAGGAGGTGCTGGGTCCGCTGGAACCGGCGCTGCGCAACGTCCTGACGCGCGGCAGCGTGTTCGAGGAACTCACCGCGGACCTGCTGGAAGACGTGCTGGAGGAACCACACGCGGGCGCGCTGCTCGAGGCCCTGGCACGGAGCGGCACCTTCCTGACGCGCACCGGGCCGGTCGAGGGCGGCGGCGGGGCGTACCGCGCGCACCCGCTGCTGCGCGCCCACCTGCGCAGCGCGCTGCCTGCGGGCGAGGCGACACGCGTGGCGGCGCGCGGGGCCGCGTACTTCGAGCGCACCGGGCGGCCCCGCCGGGCGATGGCTGCGCACCTGCTGGCCGGGAACGCCGGGCGCGCGGCCCAGCTGCTCGCCGCGCACGGCGACACGTGGCTGTCGCAGGGACGCGTCACGCTGGTCGAGCGCAGCCTGCACCGCCTGCCGCCCGACGCGTGGACGCCGGACCTGCACGCCCTGGCCGGCGACGCCCTGCGGCTGTCGTCGCGCTACGACGGTGCGCTGGCCGCGTACGCGCGCGCCACACCGCTGCGCCGGGCGCTGGGCGAGGTGCAGGTGGCGCTCGACACCGTGCAGCCGGACGAGGCGTGGGCACCGCTGGACGTGGCCGAGGCCCTGCTGACCGGCAGCGGCGACGGCGCCGCGCTGGTGGGCCTGCGCCGGCTGCGCGCCGAGAACCTGCTGAACGCCGGGCAGCCCGGCCCGGCGGTCGCGCTGGAGCCCGCGCTGGCCGGGGGCGCACGCCACGCGCTGCGCACGGGCGACCTGAACCGCGCTCTGGCCCTGGCGCAGGACGCCGCGCGGGGCGAGACGGGCGGCGCGCGGGCCGCGCAGAACCACCGCGAGGGCCTGCTGCTCGCCAGTTTCCTGCACGCCATCTGTGGAGACGCGCCGGCGGCCGTCCGGGCGGCCGGCGAGGGCCTGGCGGAGGGCGAGCGGCTCGACAGCCCCTTCGTGCGCGCCCTGGCCCTGGCCCGCCTGGGGCACGCCCACCTGAGCGCGGGCGACGACCCGGCCGCGCGCGCCGCCTACGACCGCGCGCTGGAGCTGGCGCAGGGCGTGGTGCCGCGGCTGCGCGTCGAGCCGCTGATGGGCCACGCGTTCCTGACCGCCCGCGCGGGCGACCCGCTGCGGGCGCGGACCCTGCGCGACGACGCGCTCGCCCGCACCGGTGGGGACGGGTACATGCGCGGCCTGGTGCACCTCGCGGCGGGGCTGGGGAGCATCCAGGCGGGCGACGCGGCGGGAACGGCCGACGATCTGGACGCCGCGCGGGACGCCTTCACCGCCTGCGGGGACGCCTTCGGGCTGGCGGCGGTCGCGCTCGCCACCTTCGCCGCCCACGGCCACGGCGCGCCGGAGGCGGTGCAGGGGGCCGCGCGTTACCCCTTCCTGCTGACGACCGGGGCGATGTTCGCGCCGCTGCGCTCCCGCGCGGCCCGCGCGCGGCTGCTGGCCACCCTGGCCGAGGCCCGGCCGCACGAGCGGGCGGCGCTGGCCAGCGTGGCCGCCGCGCTGGGGTACGCGGACGTGCCGGCCAGCGCGGACACGCCGGGCTTCGGGGTGCACGTGCACGTGCTGGAACGCGTGCAGGTCGTGCGGGAGCACGAGTCCCAGCCGCGCGAGTGGGGCCGCGCGAAGGCCCGCGACCTGCTGGCCCTATTGGCGGTGCACCGCGCCGGCCTGCCCCGCGAGGCCGCGCAGGAGGCGCTGTTCCCGGACGCCGAGCCGGGCGTGGGCGAGCGCAACTTCCGCGTGACGCTGCACGCGCTGGGGCAGGTGCTGGAGGACGGCGCGGCCAGCGGCGTGTTCGTGGAGCGTGGCGAGTGGCTGCGCCTGCGTCCCGGCCCGGACCTGTACGTGGACCTGTGGGCCGCGTGGGACATTCTGGCCATGCCTGCCGGCACGCCCGGCCGCCTGCCGGCCCTGGCACAACTGGGCGCGCGCGTGGCTCCCAGCGACCTGCGGGACGTGCAGCGCGAGGCCGAGCGCTACGCGGCGGCCCTGCCCGACGCCCTGGCGACCGAGGCGGGCGTGGCGCTGGAAGCCGGCGACCCGGACGGGGCGGCCGTGGCCGCCGAGCGGGCGCTGATCCTCGACCCGGCGCACGAGCCGGCGGCGCGGGCCGCCATGCGCGCCCACCACGCGCGCGGCCACCCTGCGGCGGCGCGGCGGGTGTACGCAGGGCTGCGGGGCGCCCTGTGCGAGCTCGACCTGTCTCCCCTGCCCGAGACCGTCGCGCTGCGGCAGGCACTGGGCGGCCCGGACGGCGCGGGCGGGTAA
- a CDS encoding heparan-alpha-glucosaminide N-acetyltransferase domain-containing protein yields MTAVPSPAPPATLPAAPVAGAPATRAPRLLALDAFRGLTVLLMLLVNNVSLGGRTPAQLMHAPFGGLTLTDLVFPWFLYCAGAALPFSLAAMTRAGVTGAARVRRLVERAALLYLLGAFETSVTTHTFTLGLGVLQLIALATLVGALLGGLRVRWQVLIAAALLTGYAAFLTLGVHPAGVGIVDETHNPVQALNDVLLNPIGLRGLVSVIPTTALVLLGAAAATPLQRREPRAWAKLLLLGLLLSAVGFGWAASGHLPLSKTLWTPPYIVYSAGLGTLGLLLAWLIGDAGRVPGGSALLAPLTIPGRNALAGYVLPIVIKVWILQDWVVGWAGKAMPMGAALLTVARDHLGALAGGWTYTLGYVLAVWLGLAWMARRGLILKL; encoded by the coding sequence ATGACGGCCGTTCCCTCCCCGGCCCCACCGGCCACGCTGCCCGCCGCGCCGGTCGCTGGCGCCCCCGCGACCCGCGCGCCGCGCCTGCTGGCCCTGGACGCGTTCCGCGGCCTGACGGTGCTGCTGATGCTGCTGGTGAACAACGTGTCGCTCGGCGGGCGTACGCCGGCGCAGCTCATGCACGCGCCGTTCGGCGGCCTGACCCTGACGGACCTGGTGTTTCCGTGGTTCCTGTACTGCGCCGGCGCGGCCCTGCCGTTCTCGCTCGCGGCCATGACGCGCGCGGGCGTGACCGGCGCGGCGCGGGTGCGCCGGCTGGTGGAACGCGCCGCCCTGCTGTACCTGCTCGGGGCCTTCGAGACCAGCGTGACCACCCACACCTTCACGCTGGGCCTGGGCGTGCTGCAGCTGATCGCGCTGGCGACCCTGGTGGGCGCGCTGCTGGGCGGCCTGCGGGTGCGCTGGCAGGTGCTGATCGCGGCCGCGCTGCTGACCGGCTACGCGGCGTTCCTCACGCTGGGCGTGCACCCGGCCGGCGTGGGCATCGTGGACGAGACGCACAACCCCGTGCAGGCGCTGAACGACGTGCTGCTCAATCCCATCGGGCTGCGCGGGCTGGTGTCGGTGATTCCCACCACTGCGCTGGTGCTGCTCGGGGCCGCCGCCGCCACGCCGCTGCAACGCCGCGAGCCGCGCGCGTGGGCGAAGCTGCTGCTGCTGGGCCTGCTGCTGTCCGCGGTGGGCTTCGGCTGGGCCGCCAGCGGGCACCTGCCGCTGAGCAAGACGCTGTGGACGCCGCCGTACATCGTGTACTCGGCCGGGCTGGGCACCCTGGGCCTGCTGCTCGCGTGGCTCATTGGCGACGCCGGGCGGGTGCCGGGCGGCTCGGCGCTGCTCGCGCCCCTGACCATCCCCGGCCGCAACGCCCTGGCCGGCTACGTGCTGCCCATCGTGATCAAGGTGTGGATTCTGCAGGACTGGGTGGTCGGGTGGGCCGGCAAGGCCATGCCGATGGGCGCGGCCCTGCTCACCGTCGCCCGCGACCATCTGGGCGCCCTGGCCGGCGGCTGGACCTACACCCTGGGCTACGTGCTGGCCGTGTGGCTGGGCCTGGCGTGGATGGCCCGGCGCGGCCTGATCCTGAAACTCTGA
- a CDS encoding polysaccharide deacetylase family protein: MRRPVLRVLLALLALSSVAASAQTPATALPGQVQPVAPGTRPAPTLPTLTLTPAMPGVHVINVLGNGFITVAHAILTLTPEQHAQAREIAGTVVARVYAARPDLAEVDVSVYDASSYAGFGGPLPLLTASVPRARTMDFEAWTAGRGPYDRQWVNPGPQALPTYREPDKVRETGPTLTTSPSMPARPAQRSRTQLRVTSAQITGGDVGGLLYRARRGTDGVAALTFDDAPHPLFEPLLLDLLRRSGAHATFFVIGRNAQAYPYFVRDMAAQGHEVANHTYHHVRLPPLSLPDATDELRWTDDLLRSITGKPVRYFRPPGGDYTPGTLNAARSLGLTTVFWTDDPGDFQNPGDSTLEARYRSKLHAGGIVLLHDNAPEMLDVLRDFLRYARQRDVTLTTVGGLPK; encoded by the coding sequence GTGAGACGCCCCGTTCTTCGAGTGCTCCTCGCCCTGCTCGCCCTGAGTTCCGTCGCCGCCTCCGCCCAGACGCCCGCCACGGCCCTGCCCGGTCAGGTGCAGCCCGTCGCGCCCGGCACCAGACCGGCGCCGACCCTGCCCACCCTGACCCTGACGCCGGCGATGCCGGGCGTCCACGTGATCAACGTGCTCGGCAACGGCTTCATCACGGTCGCGCACGCGATCCTGACCCTCACGCCCGAGCAGCACGCCCAGGCGCGCGAGATCGCCGGGACGGTCGTCGCCCGCGTGTACGCCGCGCGCCCCGATCTGGCCGAGGTGGACGTCAGCGTGTACGACGCGTCATCCTACGCGGGCTTCGGCGGGCCGCTGCCCCTGCTGACCGCCAGCGTGCCGCGCGCCCGCACGATGGACTTCGAGGCCTGGACGGCCGGCCGCGGCCCCTACGACCGCCAGTGGGTCAACCCTGGCCCGCAGGCCCTCCCCACGTACCGCGAGCCGGACAAGGTGCGCGAGACCGGCCCGACCCTCACCACCTCGCCCAGCATGCCGGCGCGGCCCGCGCAGCGCAGCCGCACGCAGCTGCGCGTGACCAGCGCGCAGATCACCGGCGGGGACGTGGGCGGCCTGCTCTACCGCGCGCGCCGGGGCACCGACGGCGTCGCGGCCCTGACCTTCGACGACGCGCCGCACCCCCTGTTCGAACCGCTGCTGCTTGACCTGCTGCGCCGCAGCGGCGCGCACGCGACCTTCTTCGTGATCGGCCGCAACGCCCAGGCGTACCCGTACTTCGTGCGCGACATGGCCGCGCAGGGCCACGAGGTCGCCAACCACACCTACCACCACGTGCGCCTGCCGCCCCTGTCGCTGCCCGACGCCACCGACGAACTGCGCTGGACCGACGACCTGCTGAGGTCCATCACGGGCAAGCCGGTGCGCTACTTCCGCCCGCCCGGCGGGGACTACACGCCCGGCACGCTGAACGCCGCGCGCAGCCTGGGCCTGACCACCGTGTTCTGGACGGACGACCCCGGCGACTTCCAGAACCCCGGCGACTCGACCCTGGAAGCCCGGTACCGCAGCAAGCTGCACGCGGGCGGCATCGTGCTGCTGCACGACAACGCGCCCGAGATGCTGGACGTGTTGCGCGACTTCCTGCGCTATGCCCGGCAGCGCGACGTGACGCTGACCACCGTGGGCGGCCTGCCGAAGTAA